The following coding sequences are from one Paramormyrops kingsleyae isolate MSU_618 chromosome 21, PKINGS_0.4, whole genome shotgun sequence window:
- the LOC111847529 gene encoding angiopoietin-related protein 1-like, producing the protein MRRSAWALCAVLCLSACSGMQGLAGESPARMRRSPEDDRPGKCSYTFLVPEQKITGPICASSMGPVGDKDRVTRMDIADVRDVLSRQQREMEMLRLAADVDGALVSEVKLMRKESRNMNSRVTQLYTQLLHEIIRKRDNALESAQLENRVLNATAEMLRLAARYKELEARFSALAALVNNQSALITALEEQCPRLYGRRTPLVGPPLVQVVPENLPVNTFTNEIQRDHNRAFPRDPGPRMDPPPTVSPFGFAIPPQGNFSSEGPFGDCYQARQAGFTTSGIYLLKADGMEHLMQAWCEHALDNGGWTVIQCRRDGSVNFFRNWDTYKKGFGNIDNEYWLGLENIYSLAKQRDYRLMVELEDWSGKKVYAEYRSFRLEPESEFYRLRLGTYQGNAGDSLSSHNGKPFTTLDRDKDTFSGNCAHFHKGGWWYNACGQTNLNGVWYTGGVYRSKFQDGIFWADYGGGSYSMKGVRMMIRPID; encoded by the exons ATGAGACGCTCGGCATGGGCCCTGTGCGCTGTGCTTTGCCTGTCCGCCTGCAGTGGGATGCAGGGCCTGGCTGGGGAATCGCCGGCGCGCATGCGCAGGTCGCCAGAGGATGACAGACCAGGCAAGTGCTCCTACACCTTCCTGGTGCCTGAGCAGAAGATCACAGGCCCCATTTGCGCCAGCTCCATGGGGCCAGTTGGGGACAAGGACCGCGTGACGCGGATGGACATTGCCGACGTGCGTGACGTGCTCTCACGACAGCAGCGCGAGATGGAGATGCTGCGGCTGGCGGCTGACGTGGACGGCGCCTTGGTCAGCGAGGTCAAGCTGATGCGCAAAGAGAGCCGCAACATGAACTCACGGGTGACGCAGCTCTACACTCAGCTGCTGCATGAGATCATTCGCAAGCGTGATAACGCGCTGGAGTCGGCGCAGCTGGAGAACCGCGTGCTGAACGCCACGGCTGAGATGCTGCGGCTGGCCGCGCGCTACAAGGAGCTGGAGGCACGCTTCTCGGCGCTCGCTGCATTGGTCAACAACCAGTCAGCGTTGATCACCGCACTGGAGGAGCAGTGCCCCCGACTCTACGGGCGCCGGACCCCCCTTGTGGGACCCCCGCTGGTGCAGGTGGTGCCGGAGAACCTGCCCGTCAACACCTTCACCAATGAGATCCAGAGGGACCACAACAGGGCTTTTCCCCGAGACCCGGGCCCCCGCATGGATCCACCCCCCACTGTCAGCCCGTTTGGTTTTGCTATACCCCCCCAGGGCAACTTCAGCTCAGAGG GGCCATTCGGGGATTGCTACCAGGCACGGCAGGCAGGGTTCACCACCAGCGGCATATACCTGCTCAAGGCCGATGGTATGGAGCACCTGATGCAGGCATGGTGCGAACATGCGCTGGACAACGGGGGCTGGACCGTCATACAGTGCCGAAGGGACGGCTCCGTCAACTTCTTCAGGAACTGGGACACCTACAAG AAAGGGTTCGGCAACATAGACAATGAGTACTGGCTGGGTCTGGAGAACATCTACAGCCTGGCGAAACAGAGGGACTACCGGCTGatggtggagctggaggactGGTCGGGGAAGAAGGTCTATGCCGAGTATAGAAGCTTTCGCCTAGAGCCCGAGAGTGAGTTCTACAGGCTGCGCCTGGGCACCTATCAGGGCAATGCTGGTGACTCCTTGAGCAGCCACAATGGCAAACCCTTCACCACGCTGGACCGAGACAAGGACACTTTCTCAG GTAACTGCGCGCACTTCCATAAAGGAGGCTGGTGGTACAACGCTTGCGGCCAGACCAACCTCAACGGAGTGTGGTACACTGGGGGGGTCTACCGCAGTAAATTCCAAGATGGCATCTTCTGGGCTGACTACGGGGGCGGCTCCTACTCCATGAAGGGCGTGCGCATGATGATTCGGCCCATTGACTGA